One SAR202 cluster bacterium genomic window carries:
- a CDS encoding glycosyltransferase family 2 protein, translated as MKTDRLKLSVIIPVYNEETTISEVIDKVKRVDLGDIDKEIIVADDGSTDQTSTIVKKKFETLEVTKVYTSLINLGKGAAVRFGLDYATGDLIIIQDADLELDPNEYTRLLKPILDGETDVVYGSRFLGKKNRNIPFISRQANRFLTTLGNVLFGGKLTDMETAYKVFRRDVIKSVRLRTVGFDIEAEITAKLLKKGYKIKEVPISYNPRTAEQGKKISWIDGVETIYTLLKCRFSNR; from the coding sequence ATGAAGACGGACCGCCTCAAGCTATCGGTCATCATCCCCGTTTACAATGAGGAGACGACGATCTCCGAGGTGATCGACAAGGTCAAGCGCGTTGACCTGGGCGATATCGACAAGGAGATAATCGTTGCCGACGACGGCTCGACCGACCAGACAAGCACAATCGTCAAAAAGAAGTTCGAGACTCTCGAGGTCACGAAGGTCTACACGTCGCTCATTAACCTGGGCAAGGGCGCGGCGGTCCGCTTCGGGCTGGACTACGCAACGGGCGACCTGATTATCATCCAGGATGCAGACCTCGAGCTCGATCCCAACGAGTACACGCGCTTGCTTAAGCCGATCCTGGACGGCGAGACGGACGTGGTCTACGGCTCGCGGTTCCTTGGAAAAAAGAACCGGAACATCCCCTTCATCAGCCGCCAGGCCAACCGCTTTCTCACCACGCTGGGAAATGTGCTCTTCGGCGGGAAGCTCACGGATATGGAAACGGCTTACAAAGTGTTCCGCCGTGACGTGATCAAGAGCGTGCGATTGAGGACGGTCGGCTTCGACATCGAGGCCGAGATAACAGCGAAGCTGCTCAAGAAGGGGTACAAAATCAAAGAGGTGCCGATCTCTTACAACCCGAGAACGGCGGAACAAGGGAAGAAGATCTCCTGGATTGACGGCGTTGAGACTATCTACACGCTGCTTAAGTGCCGCTTTTCGAACAGGTAG
- a CDS encoding gamma-glutamyltransferase family protein yields the protein MPYYTTRPVIMGRKAVVTSGHYLATAAGFRITEQGGNAFDAAAAMGICLNLLEPTSNGIGGEVPTLVYSAKEKKTYAVSGMGWNAKAFTIEWCQKNGIDLIPGDGFLPACVPAVVGTWALILARFGTMGMSQVLAPALDLAENGFAMDRKLSGALKGAEKKFTQLYPTTGQLYLKKGKAPEVGTMFRNPGFAYTLKAMCKAEDGAKHKGRVAGIEAARDAFYKGEIADKMLAWATTNPVEDASGKAHTALLSSEDLAGWQAGLESPSTLSYKGLDVHKCPPWTQGPVFLQQLGILEGYGLKAMGHNSAEYLHTLIESAKLAFADREAYYGDPQFDNVPMDRLLSKDYAAKRRELIGAKASMDTRPGDVGRGIPDYTLRAVADDNRMALKVAARATKDLGIGHAHTGDTTHLDAVDAAGNMVAATPSGGWIGTSPVIPALGFPLGTRGQMFYLNPNRPNALAPHKRPRATLTPSMVTRNGEPYMAFGTPGGDSQDQWTLQFFLNYAEFGMDIQEAMDAPTLHSTHFPSSFYPRAAYPGRVVSEDTIPESVREELKKRGHTIELTEFGANGKVMGIRFNKETGVISGGCAPKGNIGYALGW from the coding sequence ATGCCGTACTACACCACCCGCCCGGTCATCATGGGACGGAAAGCCGTTGTGACTTCCGGCCACTACCTGGCTACCGCCGCCGGATTTCGCATCACGGAGCAGGGCGGCAACGCCTTCGACGCCGCTGCTGCAATGGGCATCTGCCTCAATTTGCTTGAGCCCACCAGCAACGGCATTGGCGGCGAGGTGCCCACACTGGTGTACTCCGCGAAGGAAAAGAAGACTTACGCGGTGAGCGGCATGGGCTGGAACGCGAAGGCCTTCACCATCGAATGGTGCCAGAAGAACGGCATCGACCTGATTCCGGGTGACGGCTTCCTCCCCGCCTGCGTCCCCGCCGTTGTCGGCACCTGGGCGCTCATCCTGGCGCGCTTCGGCACGATGGGCATGTCGCAGGTGCTCGCGCCGGCGCTGGACCTCGCCGAGAACGGCTTCGCGATGGACAGGAAGCTGAGCGGAGCGTTAAAGGGCGCGGAGAAGAAGTTCACCCAGCTCTATCCCACAACCGGACAGCTTTACCTGAAGAAGGGCAAGGCGCCCGAGGTCGGCACGATGTTCCGCAATCCCGGCTTCGCATACACGCTCAAAGCGATGTGCAAGGCCGAGGACGGCGCGAAGCACAAGGGCCGCGTCGCGGGCATAGAGGCAGCCCGCGACGCCTTCTACAAGGGCGAGATCGCCGACAAGATGCTTGCCTGGGCCACAACTAACCCCGTAGAGGACGCGAGCGGGAAGGCCCACACTGCCCTGCTCTCCTCCGAGGATCTGGCCGGTTGGCAGGCCGGGCTGGAGTCGCCCTCGACTCTCAGTTACAAGGGGCTCGACGTCCACAAATGCCCGCCGTGGACCCAGGGTCCCGTGTTCCTTCAGCAGCTCGGAATCCTCGAAGGCTACGGCCTCAAGGCGATGGGCCACAACTCGGCAGAGTACCTGCACACTCTCATCGAGTCCGCCAAGCTCGCTTTCGCCGACCGCGAAGCCTATTACGGCGACCCGCAGTTCGATAACGTTCCCATGGACCGGCTGCTCTCGAAGGACTACGCAGCGAAGCGCCGGGAGCTTATCGGCGCGAAAGCGTCCATGGACACGCGCCCCGGCGACGTGGGCCGCGGCATCCCGGACTACACGCTGCGCGCAGTCGCCGACGACAACCGGATGGCGCTGAAGGTCGCCGCGCGGGCCACGAAGGACCTGGGCATCGGCCACGCCCACACCGGCGACACGACGCACCTGGACGCCGTGGACGCGGCCGGCAACATGGTTGCCGCCACGCCCAGCGGCGGGTGGATCGGCACCTCGCCGGTCATTCCGGCGCTCGGCTTCCCTCTCGGGACCAGGGGCCAGATGTTCTACCTGAACCCCAACCGGCCGAACGCGCTCGCGCCTCACAAGCGCCCGCGCGCCACGCTCACGCCCAGCATGGTCACGAGGAACGGCGAGCCCTACATGGCCTTCGGCACGCCGGGCGGAGACAGCCAGGACCAGTGGACTCTCCAGTTCTTCCTGAACTACGCGGAGTTCGGCATGGACATTCAGGAGGCGATGGACGCGCCCACCCTCCACTCCACGCACTTCCCGTCGTCGTTCTACCCGCGCGCCGCCTACCCTGGCCGCGTCGTCTCGGAGGACACCATCCCGGAGAGCGTCCGCGAGGAGCTCAAGAAGCGCGGCCACACCATCGAGCTGACGGAGTTCGGCGCAAACGGCAAGGTCATGGGCATTCGTTTCAACAAGGAGACCGGCGTCATCTCCGGCGGCTGCGCCCCCAAAGGCAACATCGGCTACGCGCTGGGGTGGTAA
- a CDS encoding MFS transporter, whose protein sequence is MGSKPTHPTSTAEAGDPQPAGWRRALGGLRVPTSGMDALSYVDFRWVWTGAFVAFLAMNMQWVARGWLVLHLSDNSPLALAMVMASFALPMTVISIVGGALSDRIPRKYLLVYVQVVNAVVTLGVAVLDMTGAIQYWHILVSGLMNGTLMAFNMPSRQAIISDILPDGKLMSGIALVSSGMNATRIVGPALAGFLILIIGTHGVFVLIALAYLVSGLSMAKLKTGDHYKPRSGKSMKGDILAGLSYAAKEPTLLSLLVMAFIPVLFGMSYNALLPAWAKEALNIEPDGLGLLFMVMGIGALAGSLALANMGGFRRCGAVLLASCVAWGVALALFSQSTSFIIALPLLLVIGFMSSVYMALNSTLIQLYAAPEMRGRVTSISMMSFGALPLSAVPFGALAEGIGTPNALTLSGILLLCFTIAFALLRPAFRRIA, encoded by the coding sequence TTGGGATCCAAGCCAACCCACCCTACGTCGACCGCCGAAGCCGGAGATCCCCAGCCGGCGGGCTGGCGTCGCGCCCTTGGCGGACTGCGCGTCCCTACCTCGGGAATGGACGCTCTCAGCTACGTGGACTTCCGGTGGGTGTGGACCGGCGCGTTCGTCGCCTTCCTTGCGATGAACATGCAGTGGGTCGCCCGGGGCTGGCTGGTCCTTCACCTCTCGGACAACTCCCCGCTCGCCCTCGCGATGGTCATGGCATCGTTCGCCCTCCCGATGACGGTCATCTCCATCGTCGGCGGCGCGCTTTCCGACCGCATACCCCGCAAGTACCTGCTCGTCTACGTGCAGGTCGTGAACGCCGTCGTGACGCTCGGCGTGGCCGTCCTGGACATGACCGGGGCCATCCAGTACTGGCACATCCTCGTGAGCGGACTCATGAACGGCACGCTGATGGCGTTCAACATGCCGAGCCGCCAGGCGATAATCTCGGACATATTGCCGGATGGCAAGCTCATGAGCGGCATCGCGCTTGTCAGTTCAGGGATGAACGCCACGCGCATCGTTGGACCTGCGCTGGCGGGCTTCCTGATCCTGATCATAGGCACCCACGGCGTCTTCGTCCTGATCGCGCTGGCCTACCTGGTCTCCGGGCTTTCGATGGCAAAGCTCAAAACGGGCGACCACTACAAGCCGCGCTCCGGCAAGAGTATGAAAGGCGACATTCTCGCCGGCCTTTCTTACGCCGCGAAGGAGCCGACCCTGCTTAGCCTGCTCGTGATGGCTTTCATTCCTGTGCTCTTCGGCATGTCTTACAATGCGCTGCTGCCTGCGTGGGCAAAGGAGGCGCTGAACATCGAGCCGGACGGGCTGGGGTTGCTGTTCATGGTGATGGGGATAGGGGCGCTCGCAGGCAGCCTGGCGCTGGCGAATATGGGTGGGTTCCGTCGCTGCGGCGCCGTGTTGCTGGCGTCCTGCGTGGCCTGGGGAGTCGCGCTCGCCCTCTTCTCCCAGAGCACGTCATTCATCATCGCCTTGCCTTTGCTGCTGGTGATCGGCTTCATGAGCTCCGTGTACATGGCGCTCAACTCCACTCTCATCCAGCTTTACGCCGCGCCGGAGATGCGCGGCCGCGTCACCAGCATATCGATGATGTCGTTCGGCGCGCTGCCGCTGAGCGCCGTGCCTTTCGGCGCGCTTGCCGAAGGCATAGGCACACCCAACGCCCTCACCCTGAGTGGTATCCTCCTCCTCTGCTTCACAATCGCGTTTGCGCTGCTGCGGCCCGCCTTCCGCAGAATCGCCTGA
- a CDS encoding DUF4926 domain-containing protein, which yields MKLQEHERAVLTEDIPGEGLKAGDLGTIIHVHGDGIAYVLEFFSVEGDTVAIATAEASQVRPVERDEINHIRKMESAA from the coding sequence GTGAAACTTCAGGAGCATGAAAGAGCGGTCCTGACCGAGGATATCCCCGGCGAGGGACTGAAGGCCGGCGATCTGGGTACGATAATTCACGTCCATGGCGATGGCATTGCCTATGTGCTTGAGTTCTTCAGTGTCGAAGGCGATACCGTAGCCATTGCCACGGCAGAAGCATCCCAGGTACGGCCTGTCGAGCGGGACGAGATCAACCACATCCGCAAAATGGAATCGGCCGCATAA
- a CDS encoding Gfo/Idh/MocA family oxidoreductase, giving the protein MVTKPKLRVAIIGGGRIGGLLEDETPPNRFRKPHGHFAAYQTVPDVQVVAVAQRSPERAEMFKKRWGISNVYTDYRQMIEKERPDIVSVTTQAIYKAEIIVHAAEHGVKGIFAEKALCCSLEEADRIYAALKKNKVAFNYGAERRQHDGYQRLREAIAKGDIGEPKYAFCFWLSDLMKHHSHSLDTISFLLGDPKPVWCEGKLILKGDALDPGNRMGPREGAGMTQRPLPMPTLDTKSRKFIAPEGMPFADPYLDFSRIGYDNGTEAFIFPLSRATDFEVHGTEGRAFSWDDGQDIRVRSVSKKKGGGDVVEKTIRPSGLSPTVNTIKDLVRELQTGERTKGNIDVTMQGLEAEFGLAYSHIEGNKRIPLPVKDRSLYIPNH; this is encoded by the coding sequence ATGGTCACCAAACCCAAGCTGCGCGTCGCAATCATAGGCGGGGGCCGCATCGGCGGGCTGCTTGAAGACGAGACGCCTCCCAACCGCTTCCGCAAGCCGCATGGTCACTTCGCCGCGTACCAGACGGTGCCGGACGTGCAGGTCGTCGCCGTCGCGCAGCGCAGCCCCGAGCGCGCGGAGATGTTCAAGAAGCGCTGGGGCATCTCCAACGTGTACACGGACTACCGGCAGATGATCGAAAAAGAGAGGCCGGACATCGTCAGCGTGACCACGCAGGCAATCTACAAGGCGGAGATCATAGTCCACGCGGCGGAGCACGGCGTGAAGGGCATCTTCGCCGAGAAGGCGCTGTGCTGCTCCCTGGAAGAGGCGGACCGCATCTACGCCGCCCTTAAGAAGAACAAGGTCGCCTTTAACTACGGCGCGGAGAGGCGACAGCACGACGGCTACCAGCGCCTCCGCGAGGCCATCGCCAAGGGCGACATCGGCGAGCCGAAGTACGCCTTCTGCTTCTGGCTGTCGGACCTGATGAAGCACCACTCGCACTCACTCGACACGATATCGTTCCTGCTCGGCGACCCCAAACCGGTCTGGTGCGAGGGCAAGCTCATCCTCAAGGGAGACGCGCTGGACCCCGGCAACCGCATGGGCCCGCGCGAGGGGGCAGGCATGACGCAGCGCCCGCTACCCATGCCGACGCTCGACACGAAGAGCCGCAAGTTCATCGCGCCCGAGGGCATGCCGTTCGCCGACCCGTACCTGGACTTCTCTCGCATTGGCTACGACAACGGCACGGAGGCGTTCATATTCCCGCTCAGCCGCGCGACGGATTTCGAAGTGCACGGCACCGAGGGGCGCGCCTTCTCGTGGGACGACGGGCAGGACATCCGCGTCCGGAGCGTGAGCAAGAAGAAGGGCGGCGGCGACGTCGTGGAAAAAACGATACGCCCGAGCGGCCTCAGCCCAACCGTCAACACGATCAAGGACCTGGTGAGGGAGCTGCAGACGGGCGAGCGCACCAAGGGCAACATAGACGTAACGATGCAGGGGCTGGAAGCGGAGTTCGGCCTTGCTTACTCCCACATTGAAGGCAACAAGCGCATCCCTCTGCCTGTCAAGGACAGAAGCCTTTACATCCCGAACCATTAA
- a CDS encoding DUF86 domain-containing protein — protein sequence MKGHDDPLYLDHILECISRVEEDMAVGHAEFSASRLRQDAVLRNLQIMAESTQRLSDEIKATQPKIPWRQIAGLRNRLTHGYMELDLELIARISENHLPSLKAAVMEMINRSGR from the coding sequence GTGAAGGGCCACGACGACCCGCTCTACCTTGACCATATCCTCGAATGCATAAGCCGAGTCGAGGAGGATATGGCCGTCGGCCATGCGGAATTCAGTGCCTCACGCCTTCGCCAGGACGCCGTCCTCCGCAATCTCCAGATAATGGCGGAGTCCACCCAGCGGCTATCCGACGAGATCAAGGCAACCCAGCCCAAGATTCCATGGCGACAAATCGCCGGGCTGAGAAACCGCCTCACACACGGTTACATGGAATTGGACCTAGAGCTAATAGCGCGAATCTCGGAGAACCACTTGCCCTCCCTCAAGGCGGCAGTTATGGAGATGATAAATCGTTCAGGCCGGTAA
- a CDS encoding class I SAM-dependent methyltransferase, whose product MDFYGCKAAITGKSMARGIIKKAVDTVTFPGRALLLINDDGVGLSSLRTERFDYVARNVQGYCLDVGCGEHNLFVTRWLSGNGKGIDVFPYDGLTAENIVEDMSRFPFPDGTFKTATFIANINHIPEPMRDVELAEAYRCLAPGGNVVVTMGNPVAEVLVHKYIFLQSKVLGAKFEDTERGMHEDEEFYLKDSEIKARLAKAGFTGIKKKRFMTQWGLNHLFLGWKR is encoded by the coding sequence ATGGACTTCTACGGCTGCAAGGCCGCGATTACAGGCAAATCAATGGCCCGAGGCATTATCAAGAAGGCAGTAGACACGGTAACCTTCCCTGGGAGGGCGCTGCTGCTGATCAACGACGACGGGGTTGGGCTTTCGTCGCTCAGGACGGAGCGGTTCGATTACGTAGCCCGGAATGTACAGGGGTACTGCCTGGACGTTGGGTGCGGGGAGCATAACCTGTTCGTGACGCGGTGGCTCAGCGGCAACGGCAAGGGAATCGACGTTTTCCCTTATGACGGGCTGACGGCTGAGAACATTGTGGAGGACATGAGCCGGTTCCCGTTCCCGGACGGGACGTTCAAGACGGCGACGTTCATTGCGAACATCAACCACATCCCGGAGCCGATGCGGGACGTGGAGCTTGCCGAGGCGTACCGGTGCCTGGCGCCGGGCGGGAACGTGGTTGTGACGATGGGCAACCCCGTTGCCGAGGTTCTCGTCCACAAGTACATCTTCCTCCAGAGCAAGGTGCTCGGCGCCAAGTTCGAGGACACTGAGCGTGGCATGCACGAAGACGAGGAGTTCTACCTGAAGGACTCCGAGATCAAAGCTCGCCTGGCCAAAGCCGGGTTTACCGGTATCAAGAAGAAGCGGTTCATGACGCAGTGGGGCCTGAACCACCTTTTTCTCGGCTGGAAGAGGTAA
- a CDS encoding 3-hydroxybutyrate dehydrogenase, with product MDTSLKGRVALITGGGSGIGKAIATRFAASGAKVIVNDMRDEGVAVANDLKGAFIKANLADMEETRQLAKKAVGLEGRVDILVNNAGYQNVAPVDEFPEEVWAQMVQVMLVAPFQLTKYVVPGMKAQKWGRIINMASIHGLVASPYKSAYNAAKHGIVGLTKTVALEVGEFGITVNAICPGYTRTPLVEAQLESQAKTFGITPEEVVRKIMLEPAAIKRMIEPEEIAGLARFLASDEARSITGASYAIDLGWTAR from the coding sequence ATGGACACATCACTTAAGGGGCGCGTGGCGCTCATCACAGGCGGCGGGAGCGGCATCGGCAAGGCGATCGCGACCCGGTTCGCAGCTAGCGGCGCGAAGGTAATCGTCAACGACATGCGCGACGAGGGCGTTGCGGTGGCGAACGACCTGAAGGGCGCGTTTATCAAGGCCAACCTGGCGGACATGGAGGAGACGAGGCAGCTTGCGAAGAAGGCCGTCGGGCTGGAGGGCAGGGTAGACATCCTGGTCAACAATGCCGGCTATCAGAACGTCGCGCCCGTGGACGAGTTCCCGGAAGAGGTGTGGGCGCAGATGGTGCAGGTGATGCTCGTCGCGCCGTTCCAGCTCACAAAGTACGTCGTCCCCGGCATGAAGGCGCAGAAGTGGGGACGCATCATCAACATGGCGTCCATCCACGGACTGGTTGCCAGTCCCTACAAATCCGCGTACAACGCCGCCAAGCACGGCATCGTGGGCCTCACAAAGACCGTCGCGCTGGAGGTGGGCGAGTTCGGGATCACAGTGAACGCCATCTGCCCCGGCTACACCCGCACGCCCCTTGTGGAGGCACAGCTGGAGTCGCAGGCGAAGACCTTCGGCATCACTCCGGAGGAGGTCGTTCGGAAGATAATGCTCGAGCCTGCCGCGATCAAGCGAATGATCGAGCCTGAAGAGATCGCCGGCCTCGCGCGGTTCCTGGCGTCGGATGAGGCGCGCTCGATCACCGGCGCCTCGTACGCTATCGATCTCGGCTGGACGGCGCGGTAG
- a CDS encoding nucleotidyltransferase family protein: MTTTDIAKTVHEKREEILRIAAKHGAYNVRIFGSVARGDAGPDSDVDFLIDYGPNTSPWFPGGLIADLQDLLGRNVDVVTEKGLHRLVKDRVLAEAVPL, from the coding sequence ATGACGACAACCGATATTGCGAAGACGGTGCACGAAAAACGGGAGGAGATCCTCAGGATCGCCGCGAAGCACGGCGCATACAATGTGCGCATATTCGGTTCGGTGGCGCGCGGCGACGCAGGCCCTGACAGCGATGTGGATTTCCTGATTGACTACGGCCCGAACACCAGCCCGTGGTTTCCGGGCGGCCTGATTGCAGACTTGCAGGATCTTTTGGGCAGGAATGTGGACGTGGTCACGGAGAAGGGCCTTCACAGGCTGGTCAAAGACCGCGTGCTGGCAGAAGCCGTTCCCCTGTGA